A part of Citrifermentans bremense genomic DNA contains:
- a CDS encoding ATP-binding protein codes for MHTRLKFPLRFKMLLSQLLVVSVVLSLITFTMANLFQVDKTAYIHDLTSTVVLHTAEEANALLSGYRERLKLFSRVLAEPELSGRDQVLQGFFEEFRDFVLVTRSAPGGEQTVYDQAALQAAGVTKEEILSYRQSHPAPESIPAGQVYLENSTLSAKLPTLNLTISEPGAGGGAPVTTTAVLRLDRLQELAKRSRVFDILLLDSAGRYLAHRNPDRVGVAVNPEWWQRVKAPHSSGMTMEYKKRGREMVGGFSRCALGGLVVGVEIPKSAAYLTSRELLSDLLLLSLALLGGAALLSQFWSRRFTRPLEKLSAATRMVGQGRFEIEVKPDSGDEIGALASSFNQMAAELKLREKALKDLYGQLVHSEKMAAFGALGAGIAHEVKNPLAGILGITQLSLRGGGAGHPLEKNLLIIEKETKRCKTIIENLLKFARQEQVEFGEVDIQQVVADALAIVDHQLGINSIKVEQELEPGIPACRGNANQLQQVLMNLMINAQQAMSGKTGTVKLSARKLDQGGVELRVADNGPGISKEIQGKIFDPFFTTKPAGQGTGLGLSVTYGIVKDHGGEIHLESEEGVGTTFIITLPPSAAGTP; via the coding sequence ATGCATACCAGATTGAAATTCCCGCTCAGGTTCAAGATGCTCCTCTCCCAGTTGCTGGTGGTGTCAGTGGTGCTGAGCCTGATCACCTTCACCATGGCGAACCTGTTCCAGGTCGACAAGACCGCCTACATCCACGACCTCACCTCCACGGTGGTGCTGCACACGGCGGAGGAGGCGAACGCGCTTCTGTCCGGATACCGGGAGCGGCTGAAGCTCTTCTCGCGTGTTTTGGCCGAGCCGGAGCTTTCGGGGCGCGACCAGGTGCTGCAGGGCTTTTTCGAAGAGTTCCGGGACTTCGTCCTGGTCACCCGCAGCGCTCCCGGGGGGGAACAGACGGTCTACGATCAGGCGGCGCTGCAGGCGGCCGGGGTGACCAAGGAGGAGATACTCTCCTACCGGCAGTCCCATCCGGCGCCGGAGTCGATACCGGCAGGGCAGGTATACCTGGAGAACTCGACGCTCTCGGCCAAGCTCCCCACCTTGAACCTCACCATCTCCGAGCCGGGGGCGGGCGGGGGCGCGCCGGTCACCACCACGGCCGTGCTGCGGCTGGACCGGCTGCAGGAGCTCGCCAAGCGCTCGCGGGTCTTCGACATCCTCCTTCTGGACTCGGCCGGGCGCTACCTGGCGCACAGGAACCCTGACCGGGTCGGTGTCGCAGTCAATCCCGAGTGGTGGCAGCGTGTGAAAGCTCCACACAGCTCCGGGATGACCATGGAGTACAAAAAACGCGGCCGGGAGATGGTGGGGGGATTCTCCCGTTGCGCGCTGGGCGGGCTGGTGGTCGGGGTGGAGATACCGAAAAGCGCCGCCTACCTCACCTCGAGGGAGCTTCTGAGCGACCTGCTCCTCCTGTCCCTGGCCCTTCTGGGGGGGGCGGCGCTTTTGAGCCAGTTCTGGTCGCGGCGCTTCACGAGGCCCCTGGAGAAGCTCTCCGCGGCGACCCGGATGGTGGGGCAGGGGCGCTTCGAGATCGAGGTCAAGCCCGATTCCGGCGACGAGATCGGCGCGCTGGCCAGTTCCTTCAACCAGATGGCGGCCGAGCTGAAGCTGCGCGAGAAGGCGCTCAAGGACCTCTACGGGCAGCTGGTCCATTCGGAGAAGATGGCCGCCTTCGGCGCGCTCGGCGCGGGGATCGCTCACGAGGTGAAAAACCCGCTCGCCGGGATCCTCGGCATCACCCAGCTCTCGCTCAGGGGGGGTGGTGCCGGGCACCCGCTGGAGAAAAACCTCCTGATCATCGAGAAGGAGACCAAGCGCTGCAAGACCATCATCGAGAACCTGCTCAAGTTCGCGCGCCAGGAGCAGGTGGAGTTCGGCGAGGTCGACATCCAGCAGGTGGTGGCGGATGCGCTTGCCATAGTCGACCACCAGCTCGGGATCAACAGCATCAAGGTGGAGCAGGAACTGGAGCCGGGGATTCCTGCCTGCCGCGGCAACGCGAACCAGCTGCAGCAGGTGCTGATGAACCTGATGATCAACGCGCAGCAGGCGATGAGCGGGAAAACCGGGACGGTGAAGCTCTCCGCGCGGAAGCTGGACCAGGGGGGGGTGGAATTGAGGGTGGCGGACAACGGTCCCGGAATCAGCAAGGAGATCCAAGGGAAGATCTTCGACCCCTTCTTCACCACCAAGCCGGCAGGGCAGGGGACGGGGCTCGGGCTCTCGGTCACCTACGGCATCGTCAAGGATCACGGCGGCGAGATCCACCTGGAAAGCGAGGAGGGGGTGGGGACCACCTTCATCATCACACTCCCCCCCTCCGCGGCGGGTACACCCTAG
- a CDS encoding GGDEF domain-containing response regulator: protein MDLLVVDDEETLRSVVSQVLSADGFTVEEAASGEEALEAFRSVSHPLVITDIRMGGMSGIELLTEIKEHNPDTQVVIMTSHASLDSALTALRAGAYDYLVKPFESLDLISAVAGRAAEKARLVTQNRELLEQLTRANAELKEANLALKELAVRDGLTALYNHRYFQEVLALEVARSKRYQKQCSLIFMDVDNFKMYNDTNGHPQGDALLKTLAQIMTTHLRVCDVAARYGGEEFVLLLPETPKEAALGVAEELRCRVEGHPFPGGVTQPLGKVTISLGVAAYPGDGSNAPELLDFADQLLYKAKNSGKNMVVAEKG, encoded by the coding sequence ATGGACTTACTGGTTGTCGACGACGAGGAAACCCTGAGGAGCGTGGTGTCGCAGGTCCTTTCCGCAGACGGCTTCACGGTGGAGGAGGCGGCCAGCGGCGAGGAGGCCCTGGAGGCGTTCAGGAGCGTGAGCCATCCGCTGGTGATCACCGACATCAGGATGGGGGGGATGAGCGGCATCGAGCTCCTCACCGAGATCAAGGAGCACAACCCCGACACCCAGGTGGTGATCATGACCAGCCACGCCTCGCTGGACAGCGCGCTCACCGCGCTCAGAGCCGGCGCCTACGATTACCTGGTGAAGCCCTTCGAGAGCCTGGACCTGATCTCGGCGGTGGCGGGGAGGGCGGCGGAGAAGGCGCGTCTCGTGACGCAGAACCGGGAGCTATTGGAGCAGTTGACCCGCGCCAACGCGGAACTGAAGGAGGCGAACCTGGCCCTGAAGGAGCTCGCGGTTAGAGACGGTCTCACCGCACTCTACAACCATCGCTACTTCCAGGAGGTGCTGGCGCTGGAGGTGGCGCGCTCGAAGCGCTATCAGAAGCAGTGCAGCCTGATCTTCATGGATGTCGACAACTTCAAGATGTACAACGACACCAACGGGCACCCGCAGGGGGACGCGCTTTTGAAGACCCTGGCCCAGATCATGACCACGCACCTGCGGGTCTGCGACGTCGCGGCGCGCTACGGCGGTGAGGAGTTCGTGCTGCTGCTCCCGGAGACCCCCAAGGAGGCGGCGCTCGGCGTGGCGGAGGAGCTGAGGTGCAGGGTCGAGGGGCACCCCTTCCCCGGGGGAGTGACCCAGCCCCTGGGGAAGGTCACCATCAGCCTCGGCGTCGCGGCCTATCCCGGGGACGGGAGCAACGCGCCGGAGCTTCTCGACTTCGCAGACCAGCTCCTCTACAAGGCGAAGAACAGCGGGAAAAACATGGTGGTGGCGGAGAAAGGCTGA
- a CDS encoding peptidase U32 family protein, whose product MEKLKVAIRYGADAVYLGGKSFGLRNLAGNFSLTELSHAVDYAHRHGVKVYLTVNAFADNGDLAELERYLEEIREIPFDALIAADPGVVALIAERYPGREIHLSTQANTTNWRSARFWQAQGVKRVNLAREMPLEQIAETAAHCGDLELEVFVHGAMCISYSGRCLLSLAMTGRDANKGECTQPCRWNYAIVEESRPGEYFPIHEDESGSFIFNSKDLCLIEHLPELVQSGVHSLKIEGRMKGIYYAASVIRIYREALDSYWADPEKYRMNPAWLEELAKISHRGYTTGFLLGKPRDVDHEYFSRYVRNFEFVALVEGEAKGGGTLVTVRNRLQLGDALELIGQGTSFTRFILQAMEDEDGVPLQVAHPNQRVVLKELTGAGEYDLIRREKSEKS is encoded by the coding sequence ATGGAGAAACTTAAGGTGGCGATCCGCTACGGCGCCGACGCGGTGTACCTCGGGGGGAAGTCGTTCGGGCTTAGAAACCTGGCCGGCAACTTCAGCCTCACCGAGCTCTCCCACGCCGTCGACTACGCGCACCGGCACGGCGTCAAGGTGTACCTGACGGTGAACGCCTTTGCCGACAACGGGGACCTGGCCGAGTTGGAGCGCTACCTGGAGGAGATCCGCGAGATTCCATTCGACGCCCTCATCGCCGCCGACCCCGGCGTCGTGGCGCTGATAGCGGAGCGCTATCCAGGCCGCGAGATCCACCTCTCCACCCAGGCCAACACCACCAACTGGCGCTCCGCGCGCTTCTGGCAGGCCCAGGGGGTGAAAAGGGTAAATCTTGCGCGCGAGATGCCGCTGGAGCAGATCGCCGAGACTGCGGCACACTGCGGCGATCTGGAGCTCGAGGTATTCGTGCATGGAGCCATGTGCATCTCTTATTCGGGGCGCTGCCTCCTTTCCCTGGCCATGACCGGCAGGGACGCCAACAAGGGGGAGTGCACCCAGCCCTGCCGCTGGAACTACGCCATCGTGGAGGAGAGCCGCCCCGGTGAGTATTTTCCTATCCACGAGGACGAAAGCGGCAGCTTCATCTTCAACTCCAAGGATCTCTGCCTGATCGAGCACCTGCCGGAGCTGGTGCAGAGCGGGGTCCACTCCCTGAAGATAGAGGGGAGGATGAAGGGGATCTACTACGCGGCCAGTGTGATCCGCATCTACCGCGAGGCGCTGGACAGCTACTGGGCGGACCCGGAGAAGTACCGGATGAACCCGGCATGGCTTGAGGAGCTCGCCAAGATCAGCCACCGCGGGTACACCACCGGCTTCTTGCTGGGCAAGCCGCGCGACGTGGACCACGAGTACTTCTCGCGTTACGTGAGGAACTTCGAATTCGTGGCACTGGTCGAGGGGGAAGCCAAGGGGGGCGGCACCCTGGTTACGGTAAGGAACCGGCTGCAGTTGGGGGACGCCCTGGAGCTCATCGGTCAGGGGACGAGCTTCACACGCTTCATCCTGCAGGCGATGGAAGACGAGGATGGCGTCCCGTTACAGGTGGCGCACCCCAACCAGCGGGTCGTCCTTAAAGAGCTCACCGGCGCCGGTGAGTACGATCTGATCAGACGAGAAAAGAGCGAGAAAAGCTAA
- a CDS encoding LysM peptidoglycan-binding domain-containing protein — MKRIFSLALLFVCLAGTAQLAAAEQEQPTIYTIVPGDTLWGLSQRFLKDPYYWPNLWANNQSIGNPHFIYPGQRLRIYSDRIEIEPAPRAAAAAAAAKSAAEAPHEEAPQAASFSTTGSEGFLLENGAHPAGLVISLHQNREMAGTDDIVYTDIGLDQGANAGDRFSVYKKMDPVSHPVTNVILGQQVMPLGELQLSEVEDKASKAIVTKSYQEISAGSFLLPYRDRKVTVPLKSADRDLVGYIVQTQNGNTAIAVNDVVFLDLGKAQGAQPGNMLYIVRDVTPDQRFADSRIEKLPVEVVGALVVVSTGLNSSTAVIVKSVDTVYRGDRVEMRKSR, encoded by the coding sequence ATGAAAAGAATCTTCTCTCTGGCACTGCTCTTTGTATGTCTGGCCGGCACCGCGCAACTTGCGGCGGCGGAACAGGAACAACCCACCATTTACACCATCGTTCCCGGCGACACCCTCTGGGGGCTCTCGCAGCGTTTTCTGAAGGACCCCTACTACTGGCCCAACCTCTGGGCCAACAACCAGTCCATCGGCAACCCACATTTCATCTATCCCGGGCAGCGGCTGCGCATCTACAGCGACCGGATCGAGATCGAGCCTGCGCCGCGCGCTGCGGCAGCGGCAGCGGCAGCAAAGTCCGCAGCAGAGGCGCCCCACGAGGAGGCCCCGCAGGCGGCGAGCTTCAGCACCACGGGTAGCGAAGGGTTCCTGCTGGAGAACGGCGCCCACCCTGCCGGGTTGGTCATCTCGCTGCACCAGAACCGTGAGATGGCCGGAACCGACGACATCGTCTACACCGACATCGGTCTCGACCAGGGCGCGAACGCCGGGGACCGCTTCTCCGTCTACAAGAAGATGGACCCGGTGAGCCATCCCGTCACCAACGTGATCCTCGGGCAGCAGGTCATGCCGCTTGGCGAGCTGCAGCTCTCCGAGGTGGAGGATAAGGCTTCCAAGGCGATCGTCACCAAGTCCTACCAGGAGATCAGCGCCGGCTCCTTCCTCCTTCCTTACCGGGACCGCAAGGTGACTGTGCCGCTTAAGTCCGCGGACCGCGACCTCGTCGGTTATATCGTCCAGACCCAGAACGGGAACACGGCCATAGCGGTGAACGACGTGGTCTTCCTGGACCTGGGCAAGGCGCAGGGGGCGCAGCCCGGCAACATGCTCTACATCGTGCGCGACGTCACGCCTGACCAGCGTTTCGCCGACTCCCGCATCGAAAAACTGCCGGTCGAGGTGGTCGGCGCGCTGGTGGTGGTGTCCACCGGCCTCAACAGTTCCACTGCAGTCATCGTGAAGAGCGTCGACACCGTGTACCGGGGCGACCGCGTGGAGATGAGGAAAAGCAGGTAG
- the dprA gene encoding DNA-processing protein DprA codes for MDHYYWFALRSVPLVGNVTFLRLLSRFGTPERALKASLAELSGVKGVSPQAAASIAGHDYAELARSECEKVQASGIEVVDILSRRYPRLLMEIPDPPPFFYLKGELDGSETAVAMVGSRRATQYGLCTATRLARDLALQGITVVSGMARGIDTAAHWGALKAGGRSVAVLGCGIDLVYPPENGALYQALSENGSLISEFPMGTPPLAENFPRRNRIISALSRGVLVVEAGEGSGSLITAHYALEQGREVFAVPGNVSVSGSRGVNGLIKEGAKLVERVEDILEELSLEPQATLPLPKPGSFELTPQEAELYALLCQGALQIDDIIVQSALTASEVSATLLRLEMKGAIVQLPGKRFAVA; via the coding sequence ATGGATCACTACTACTGGTTCGCGCTCAGGTCCGTGCCGCTGGTGGGAAACGTCACCTTCCTGCGGCTTTTGTCCCGCTTCGGGACGCCGGAGCGCGCGCTCAAGGCGTCGCTTGCGGAGCTCTCCGGAGTCAAGGGGGTGAGTCCGCAGGCTGCCGCCTCCATCGCCGGTCACGACTATGCCGAACTCGCGCGCAGCGAGTGCGAGAAGGTTCAGGCGTCGGGTATCGAAGTGGTCGACATCCTGTCCCGCCGCTACCCTCGCCTTTTGATGGAGATCCCGGACCCGCCCCCGTTCTTCTACCTCAAGGGGGAGCTTGACGGCAGTGAAACCGCGGTCGCCATGGTCGGCTCCCGGCGTGCAACGCAGTACGGTCTTTGCACCGCGACGAGGCTTGCACGCGACCTGGCGCTGCAGGGGATAACGGTGGTTTCGGGGATGGCGCGCGGCATAGACACGGCGGCGCACTGGGGAGCGCTCAAGGCAGGCGGCCGCAGCGTCGCCGTTCTTGGTTGCGGCATCGATCTCGTCTATCCGCCGGAGAACGGGGCGCTCTACCAGGCTTTGTCCGAAAACGGATCGCTCATCAGCGAGTTCCCCATGGGGACGCCCCCCCTGGCGGAGAACTTCCCTCGCCGCAACAGGATCATCAGCGCACTGTCGCGCGGCGTGCTGGTCGTGGAGGCGGGGGAGGGGAGCGGTTCGCTGATCACGGCGCATTACGCGCTGGAGCAGGGGCGCGAGGTCTTCGCCGTTCCCGGCAACGTTTCAGTGAGCGGCAGCCGCGGCGTGAACGGCCTGATCAAGGAAGGGGCGAAACTCGTGGAGCGGGTGGAGGATATCCTGGAGGAGCTGAGCCTTGAGCCGCAGGCGACGCTCCCCCTCCCGAAGCCGGGAAGCTTCGAGCTCACCCCTCAGGAGGCTGAGCTTTACGCCCTTCTTTGCCAGGGGGCGCTGCAGATAGACGACATCATCGTGCAGAGCGCGTTGACAGCAAGCGAGGTTTCCGCTACCTTACTTCGCTTGGAAATGAAGGGAGCCATAGTCCAACTCCCGGGCAAGCGTTTCGCCGTGGCGTAA
- the topA gene encoding type I DNA topoisomerase, protein MSHNLVIVESPAKAKTIEKFLGHDYKVLASFGHVRALPSKQGSVDTEHDFEPKYAVLPESKKHIDAIKKEMKGITSLLLATDPDREGEAISWHLLAALGLDGKKKLPFEIKRVVFHEITKDAIVHAVENPRDIALDLVDAQQARSILDYLVGFTLSPFLWKKIRYGLSAGRVQSVALRLICEREKEIQAFKEQEYWTIAAKLETAKKQGFTATLVEAEGKKLGKFDIPDQETAFKHFAKLGGKEFPPQEGDEAAKTPLVVENPAHPEYRVDKVTKSERKRQPSPPFTTSTLQQEAARKLGFSAKKTMSTAQKLYEGIDVGEGAVGLITYMRTDSVALSNVALEEAKSVITSLYGKEYALDKPRFFKNKSKNAQEAHEAVRPTYIAKTPIELKKFLSSDQFKLYDLIWKRTVACQMAEALLDQTSVEITAGEGFRFRVAGTVIRFAGFMKLYIEGVDDEAEDKEKEGLLPPLSEGDVVKLQHLLPERHFTQPPPRYTEASLVKTLEEYGIGRPSTYASIMNTLTERKYARLDKKRFFPEDVGMVVSDLLTNHFTQYVDYNFTANLEEELDMVSRGEKQWRPLLHEFWGPFINLLKLKEGEVNKSDLTTEATNEVCPECGKPLVVKLGKFGKFYACTGYPECRYIRPLDKETGEVVEPVVSEEVCDKCGSHMLIKDGRFGKYLACSAYPNCKNIQPLVKPKGTGITCAECGKGELIEKKSRFGKLFYSCNRYPECKFALWDLPVQQPCPKCGFPLLIKKVYKREGEFLKCPKEGCDYKSNQ, encoded by the coding sequence ATGTCTCATAATCTCGTCATAGTTGAGTCTCCCGCCAAGGCGAAGACCATAGAGAAATTCCTCGGCCACGACTACAAGGTGCTGGCCTCCTTCGGTCACGTGCGCGCCCTTCCCAGCAAGCAGGGGTCGGTGGACACGGAGCACGACTTCGAGCCCAAGTACGCCGTGCTCCCCGAGAGCAAGAAGCACATCGACGCCATCAAGAAGGAGATGAAGGGGATCACCTCGCTGCTTCTAGCGACAGACCCCGACCGCGAGGGAGAGGCGATCTCCTGGCACCTTCTGGCGGCGCTCGGCCTGGACGGGAAGAAGAAGCTCCCGTTCGAGATCAAGCGGGTGGTCTTCCACGAGATCACCAAGGACGCCATCGTGCACGCGGTGGAAAATCCCCGCGACATCGCCCTGGACCTGGTCGACGCGCAGCAGGCGCGCTCCATCCTCGATTATCTCGTCGGCTTCACCCTCTCTCCCTTCCTCTGGAAGAAGATCCGCTACGGCCTTTCCGCCGGGCGCGTGCAGTCGGTGGCGCTCAGGCTCATCTGCGAACGGGAGAAGGAGATCCAGGCCTTCAAGGAGCAGGAGTACTGGACCATCGCCGCGAAGCTCGAGACCGCCAAGAAGCAGGGGTTCACGGCCACGCTGGTGGAGGCCGAGGGGAAGAAGCTAGGTAAGTTCGACATCCCGGACCAGGAGACCGCCTTCAAGCACTTCGCCAAACTCGGCGGCAAGGAATTCCCGCCGCAGGAAGGGGACGAAGCGGCAAAGACGCCGCTGGTGGTCGAGAACCCGGCGCACCCCGAGTACCGGGTCGACAAGGTCACCAAGAGCGAGAGAAAGCGCCAGCCTTCTCCCCCTTTCACCACCTCCACCTTGCAGCAGGAGGCGGCGCGCAAGCTCGGCTTCTCCGCGAAGAAGACCATGTCCACCGCGCAGAAACTCTACGAGGGTATCGACGTAGGGGAGGGGGCCGTCGGTCTCATCACCTACATGCGTACCGACTCCGTGGCCCTTTCCAACGTGGCGCTGGAAGAGGCAAAATCGGTGATCACCTCGCTCTACGGCAAGGAATACGCGCTCGATAAGCCGCGCTTTTTCAAGAACAAGTCCAAGAACGCACAGGAAGCGCACGAGGCGGTGCGCCCGACCTACATAGCGAAGACCCCGATCGAGCTGAAGAAGTTCCTGAGCTCCGACCAGTTCAAGCTCTACGACCTGATCTGGAAGAGGACCGTCGCCTGCCAGATGGCGGAGGCGCTCCTGGACCAGACCTCGGTCGAGATCACCGCGGGCGAGGGATTCCGCTTCCGCGTCGCCGGGACCGTGATCCGCTTCGCCGGCTTCATGAAGCTCTACATCGAGGGTGTCGACGACGAGGCGGAGGACAAGGAGAAGGAAGGGCTGCTCCCGCCGCTCTCCGAGGGGGACGTGGTCAAGCTGCAGCATCTCCTCCCCGAGCGTCACTTCACCCAGCCGCCGCCGCGCTACACAGAGGCGAGCCTGGTGAAGACCCTGGAGGAGTACGGCATCGGGCGCCCGTCCACCTACGCCTCCATTATGAACACCCTGACCGAGAGGAAGTACGCGCGCCTCGACAAGAAGCGCTTCTTCCCCGAGGACGTTGGGATGGTGGTCTCGGACCTTCTCACCAACCACTTCACCCAGTACGTCGACTACAACTTCACCGCGAACCTCGAGGAAGAGCTCGACATGGTCTCGCGCGGCGAGAAGCAGTGGCGCCCGCTTCTGCACGAGTTCTGGGGTCCCTTCATCAACCTCTTGAAATTGAAGGAAGGGGAGGTGAACAAATCCGACTTGACCACCGAGGCGACCAACGAGGTCTGCCCGGAGTGCGGCAAGCCCTTGGTGGTGAAGCTCGGCAAGTTCGGCAAGTTCTACGCCTGCACCGGCTACCCCGAGTGCCGCTACATCCGTCCGCTGGACAAGGAGACGGGCGAGGTGGTTGAGCCCGTGGTTTCCGAGGAAGTATGCGACAAGTGCGGCAGCCACATGCTGATCAAGGACGGGCGCTTCGGCAAGTACCTGGCCTGCTCCGCCTACCCCAACTGCAAGAACATCCAGCCGCTGGTGAAGCCCAAGGGGACCGGGATCACCTGCGCCGAGTGCGGCAAGGGAGAGCTGATCGAGAAGAAGTCCCGTTTCGGCAAGCTCTTCTACTCCTGCAACCGGTACCCCGAGTGCAAGTTCGCCCTGTGGGACCTCCCGGTGCAGCAGCCCTGTCCCAAGTGCGGCTTCCCGCTTTTGATCAAGAAGGTCTACAAGCGCGAGGGGGAATTCCTCAAGTGCCCGAAGGAAGGGTGCGACTACAAGAGCAACCAGTAA
- the trmFO gene encoding methylenetetrahydrofolate--tRNA-(uracil(54)-C(5))-methyltransferase (FADH(2)-oxidizing) TrmFO, translating into MTQEITVIGGGLAGCEAAWQAARRGVKVRLFEMKPNTYSEAHHLPGLSELVCSNSLRGDSLENAVGLLKEELRRLHSLFMEGAEATKVPAGGALAVDRDLFSQYITSRIESHPLIEVVREEVTRIPEEGIVVVASGPLTSGLLAEEIGRLAGSYLYFYDAIAPIVAADSIDYDKAFRASRYGKGDGDDYLNCPMNEEQYHAFVREIIAAEKVEPKSFEKVVHFEGCMPIEEMASRGVETLRFGPMKPVGLVDPRVGVEPHAVIQLRQENREATMYNLVGFQTKLTWPEQKRIFRMIPGLENAQFLRLGSMHRNTFINAPELLLATCQLKSDQRVFFAGQITGVEGYVESASSGFVAGVNAARLARGEESIVPPAETAIGALARHITNTEAAHFQPMNVNYGLFPPLPGRVKKKEKRGLLAQRGLEALDKWLPELS; encoded by the coding sequence ATGACGCAGGAAATAACGGTAATAGGTGGAGGTCTCGCCGGTTGCGAGGCGGCATGGCAGGCGGCAAGGCGCGGGGTGAAGGTGCGCCTTTTCGAGATGAAGCCCAACACCTACAGCGAGGCGCACCACCTTCCCGGGCTGAGCGAGCTGGTCTGCTCCAACTCGCTGCGCGGCGACTCCCTTGAGAACGCGGTCGGTCTTCTGAAGGAGGAGCTGCGTCGCCTGCACTCTCTCTTCATGGAGGGTGCCGAGGCTACCAAGGTCCCGGCAGGAGGGGCGCTAGCCGTCGACCGCGACCTCTTCTCGCAGTACATCACCTCCCGCATCGAAAGCCATCCCCTGATCGAGGTGGTCCGGGAAGAGGTGACGCGCATCCCCGAAGAGGGGATAGTGGTCGTCGCCTCCGGCCCCCTGACCTCCGGCCTCCTCGCCGAAGAGATCGGGCGCCTTGCGGGAAGCTACCTCTACTTTTACGACGCCATCGCCCCCATCGTCGCGGCAGATTCCATCGACTATGATAAGGCCTTCCGCGCCTCGCGCTACGGCAAGGGGGATGGCGACGACTACCTAAACTGCCCGATGAACGAGGAGCAGTACCATGCCTTCGTGCGCGAGATCATTGCGGCCGAGAAGGTGGAACCTAAGAGCTTCGAGAAGGTGGTCCACTTCGAGGGGTGCATGCCGATCGAGGAGATGGCGAGCCGCGGCGTGGAGACGCTCCGCTTCGGGCCGATGAAGCCGGTGGGGCTCGTCGATCCGAGGGTCGGGGTGGAGCCGCACGCCGTGATACAGCTGCGCCAGGAGAACCGCGAGGCGACCATGTACAATCTGGTCGGCTTCCAGACCAAGCTCACCTGGCCCGAGCAGAAAAGGATCTTCCGGATGATCCCCGGGCTGGAAAACGCGCAGTTCCTGAGGCTCGGCTCCATGCACAGGAACACCTTCATCAACGCCCCCGAGCTCCTTTTGGCGACCTGCCAGCTGAAGAGCGACCAAAGGGTCTTCTTCGCCGGCCAGATCACCGGTGTCGAGGGGTACGTCGAGTCCGCCTCCAGCGGCTTCGTTGCCGGCGTCAACGCGGCAAGGCTCGCCAGGGGGGAGGAATCGATCGTTCCCCCGGCGGAGACCGCCATCGGAGCGCTGGCCAGGCACATCACCAACACCGAGGCCGCGCACTTCCAGCCCATGAACGTGAACTACGGCCTTTTCCCGCCTCTTCCCGGGCGGGTCAAGAAGAAAGAAAAGCGCGGCCTCTTGGCGCAGCGGGGGCTGGAAGCGCTGGATAAGTGGCTCCCGGAGTTGTCCTGA
- a CDS encoding Maf family nucleotide pyrophosphatase has protein sequence MKNGSIVLASASPRRSELLESAGIQFRVVPADINEEPLPGEEPVDHVRRLAEGKARAAADLAEGRFFLGADTIVLCDGEIMGKPKDAADAERMLKKLSGVPHEVVTGFAIYDRERKGAVVEAIRTKVFFKQLRDEEVRDYIATGCPFDKAGAYAIQGGAAHMVQKIEGSYTNVVGLPLCEVVDALRVIGALGR, from the coding sequence ATGAAGAACGGCAGCATCGTGCTCGCCTCGGCGTCGCCCAGGCGGAGCGAGCTTTTGGAATCGGCGGGGATCCAGTTCCGCGTAGTCCCGGCGGACATAAACGAGGAGCCCCTCCCCGGGGAGGAGCCGGTCGATCACGTGCGAAGGCTCGCCGAAGGAAAGGCGCGCGCCGCGGCGGACCTGGCCGAAGGGAGATTTTTCCTGGGAGCCGACACCATCGTTCTTTGCGACGGCGAGATCATGGGGAAACCCAAGGACGCCGCCGATGCCGAGCGCATGCTGAAAAAGCTCTCCGGCGTCCCCCACGAGGTGGTCACCGGCTTCGCCATCTACGACCGGGAGCGCAAGGGGGCCGTGGTCGAGGCCATCAGGACCAAGGTCTTTTTCAAGCAGCTGCGCGACGAGGAGGTCCGGGACTACATAGCCACCGGCTGTCCCTTCGACAAGGCGGGCGCCTACGCTATCCAGGGGGGCGCCGCCCACATGGTGCAGAAGATAGAGGGGTCCTACACCAACGTGGTCGGCCTGCCGCTTTGCGAGGTGGTGGACGCGCTGAGGGTGATAGGGGCGCTGGGTAGATAG